One region of Bacteroidota bacterium genomic DNA includes:
- the nth gene encoding endonuclease III — MTKKERFEKVLHYFQIERPVAETELEYASPYELLVAVILSAQCTDKRVNLTTPSFFAEFPVAEALAASTPEQVYPFIKSISYPNNKAKHLVGMARMLVHEFKNEVPADVELLQKLPGVGRKTANVIASVVFNMPAMAVDTHVFRVSARIGLTIGAKNPLQTERQLIKYIPENLVSIAHHWLILHGRYTCTARNPHCTECGLKLLCRYYEKNKLKIMRV; from the coding sequence ATGACAAAAAAGGAGCGTTTCGAAAAAGTCCTTCATTATTTTCAAATTGAGCGACCGGTGGCCGAAACCGAGCTTGAATATGCCAGTCCTTATGAATTGCTCGTGGCCGTAATCCTTTCTGCTCAATGTACAGACAAGCGGGTCAATCTTACCACACCCTCATTCTTTGCTGAGTTTCCGGTTGCTGAAGCACTTGCCGCGAGTACGCCCGAACAAGTCTATCCTTTTATCAAAAGCATCAGTTACCCGAATAACAAGGCAAAGCATTTGGTGGGTATGGCCCGGATGCTTGTTCATGAATTTAAAAATGAGGTACCTGCTGATGTTGAACTATTGCAAAAATTACCAGGGGTTGGAAGAAAGACTGCCAATGTGATCGCGTCAGTAGTGTTCAATATGCCGGCTATGGCCGTCGATACTCATGTTTTCCGGGTATCCGCAAGGATTGGGCTAACTATTGGCGCGAAAAATCCCTTGCAAACAGAGCGACAACTCATAAAATACATTCCTGAAAATTTGGTGTCTATTGCCCACCACTGGCTGATTCTGCACGGTCGTTATACCTGCACTGCCAGAAACCCTCATTGCACTGAATGCGGCTTAAAACTGCTATGCAGGTATTATGAGAAAAATAAATTAAAAATAATGAGAGTTTAG
- a CDS encoding SDR family oxidoreductase produces the protein MAYALITGASKGIGKAIATNLAMRGYDLIMVARSENLLSEIANELTKKNNVRVITIALDLSSEKSADAIARRIEEEQIPLQIVVNNAGYGLWGRFDTLTLSEQEAMMRINTFTMVKLTYLMLPYLKKQPQSFILNVASTAAYQAVPTLAIYAACKSFVLQFTRGIRYELKNSGVSVSCLSPGPTETNFMHAAGMHTPEMIKRASKFNMPADEVARIAVNSMFKGKVEIIPGFINRISTWMTYFVPKALTEKIAAGLYE, from the coding sequence ATGGCTTACGCTCTCATTACCGGTGCCAGTAAAGGAATTGGGAAAGCCATTGCAACCAATCTTGCAATGCGTGGTTACGATCTTATTATGGTGGCTCGTTCAGAAAATTTGCTTTCTGAAATTGCAAATGAACTCACCAAGAAAAACAATGTAAGAGTTATCACGATTGCCCTGGATTTATCTTCTGAAAAATCGGCCGATGCAATAGCCCGAAGAATTGAAGAGGAACAAATTCCATTGCAAATTGTTGTGAATAATGCCGGCTACGGACTCTGGGGGCGATTCGATACATTGACTTTATCAGAACAGGAAGCCATGATGCGTATCAATACTTTTACGATGGTAAAATTAACTTACCTCATGCTCCCCTATCTTAAAAAGCAGCCGCAATCTTTCATTCTAAATGTTGCGAGTACCGCGGCATATCAGGCTGTTCCAACCCTGGCTATCTATGCGGCATGTAAATCTTTTGTTTTGCAATTCACAAGAGGTATTCGTTACGAATTAAAAAATTCGGGAGTATCTGTATCCTGTCTGAGTCCTGGCCCCACTGAAACCAATTTTATGCATGCAGCTGGTATGCATACTCCTGAAATGATCAAACGTGCATCTAAATTTAATATGCCGGCTGATGAGGTTGCCCGAATTGCTGTGAATTCAATGTTTAAAGGAAAAGTAGAAATCATTCCTGGTTTCATCAATCGCATCAGTACCTGGATGACGTATTTTGTACCCAAGGCCCTTACAGAAAAAATTGCCGCCGGATTGTATGAGTAA
- a CDS encoding phytanoyl-CoA dioxygenase family protein gives MSKVQYPKFTLGPKLTDEQIAFFDKNGFIHFQGVASLEEVRAILKSTEEIQEKWIRDDVKVVNGVPIKYGIDENGKQIVHRFPFTSQFSEPVHNFVNSDRVKCLTVLLPSGARIAENEKDGVVFNHYVNTPNSNFRQMGWHTDSMRDIFYGKKVLPMLNVGLYFDDSSSDKGGLRIIPGTHKQNMFSMLFKKAYFLNNDEDKHEMLVDAKAGDMVVHDGRIWHRVAMSPHFGAASRRRVMYTPVILGKYMPKSDESATPFYHHFQKMVR, from the coding sequence ATGAGTAAAGTCCAATATCCTAAATTCACGCTGGGTCCGAAACTCACCGATGAACAAATTGCATTCTTCGACAAGAATGGTTTTATCCATTTTCAGGGTGTTGCAAGCCTTGAAGAGGTGCGTGCAATTCTCAAATCAACAGAAGAAATTCAGGAAAAATGGATCCGCGATGACGTTAAGGTCGTTAATGGAGTCCCAATCAAATACGGAATTGATGAAAATGGAAAACAAATTGTTCATCGTTTCCCATTCACTTCCCAATTCAGTGAACCTGTCCACAATTTTGTTAACAGTGACCGTGTAAAGTGCCTTACAGTACTATTGCCTTCAGGGGCACGTATAGCTGAGAATGAAAAAGACGGAGTTGTATTTAATCATTATGTAAATACTCCTAACAGCAATTTCCGTCAAATGGGTTGGCATACTGACAGTATGCGTGACATCTTCTACGGAAAAAAAGTACTCCCGATGCTGAACGTTGGTTTATACTTCGACGATTCATCATCAGATAAAGGCGGATTGAGAATCATACCGGGCACACATAAACAAAATATGTTTTCAATGCTTTTCAAGAAGGCATACTTCCTGAACAACGACGAAGACAAACATGAAATGCTTGTAGATGCAAAAGCAGGTGACATGGTGGTTCACGATGGCCGTATCTGGCACCGTGTCGCGATGTCCCCTCATTTTGGTGCCGCCAGCAGACGAAGAGTGATGTACACACCTGTTATCCTCGGAAAATACATGCCGAAAAGCGATGAAAGTGCAACACCATTCTATCATCACTTCCAAAAAATGGTTCGTTAA
- a CDS encoding HAMP domain-containing histidine kinase — protein sequence MKLQVKLVLYNAISKALIIGAFGVIIPIIIQGIVYNHIDKRLSARLEKMMRMVQIGGLNEISLDQDCSFDSYNVFKEEYVSISPLSGLPGDFGKRTIENTERLIENDVVKHRVLSQAFLYDNQLYEIEIGEGLSTIDQLNDTIRQFTLRILFAVILLSIFLDLGFARILLLPFNRIVNKKLKDVQHPSTFDSTPVKTNTYEFAQLDRSINDMMQKIRETFQIEREFITNVSHELLTPISILQNRIENIINEPGLSNEVLSRLVESQKTLSRLTKIVKALLYISKIENDQYLKTDEVSLLEICNEVNEELAERIEEKSIEVSQEWDSDFVFGPCNRSLIHTLIFNVASNSIKYSKGGGKLSFKGKLETDHFHLSIADTGVGIPSEHLPFIFDRFKRFRPEDGLSYGLGLPIVKSIATFHKIDLKVESEPDQGTQFHIYFPLHVD from the coding sequence TTGAAACTCCAGGTCAAACTCGTACTGTACAATGCTATATCCAAAGCACTCATCATCGGCGCTTTTGGAGTAATTATTCCTATTATTATTCAGGGGATCGTTTACAATCATATCGATAAACGACTAAGCGCAAGATTGGAAAAAATGATGCGCATGGTACAGATTGGCGGGTTGAATGAAATCAGCCTGGACCAGGATTGCAGTTTTGACAGCTACAATGTTTTCAAGGAAGAATATGTTTCTATCTCTCCTTTATCGGGACTTCCAGGAGATTTTGGGAAAAGGACAATTGAAAATACGGAGCGTCTGATTGAAAACGATGTTGTGAAACACCGGGTTCTAAGCCAGGCTTTTTTGTATGACAACCAGTTGTACGAAATTGAAATCGGAGAAGGTCTCAGTACAATTGATCAGTTGAACGATACCATTCGCCAGTTTACACTTCGGATTTTATTCGCGGTGATTCTGCTATCCATTTTTCTGGATTTGGGCTTTGCCAGAATCCTGTTACTTCCTTTTAACCGCATTGTCAATAAAAAGCTGAAGGATGTACAGCATCCTTCCACTTTTGACTCCACTCCGGTCAAAACAAATACCTATGAATTTGCTCAGCTTGATCGCTCCATTAATGACATGATGCAAAAAATCAGGGAAACGTTTCAAATCGAAAGAGAGTTTATTACGAATGTTTCACATGAATTGCTTACTCCCATTTCTATCCTTCAAAACAGAATTGAAAATATCATCAACGAACCCGGCTTGTCGAATGAAGTGCTCAGCCGACTGGTGGAATCCCAAAAAACACTTTCCCGCCTCACGAAAATCGTAAAGGCATTGCTCTATATTTCAAAAATTGAAAACGATCAGTATTTGAAAACCGATGAAGTTTCTCTTCTGGAAATTTGCAACGAAGTGAATGAAGAATTGGCTGAAAGGATTGAAGAAAAATCAATTGAAGTGAGTCAGGAATGGGATAGTGATTTTGTCTTTGGACCCTGTAACCGTTCACTTATTCATACTTTAATTTTCAATGTCGCTTCCAATTCAATAAAATACAGTAAAGGCGGAGGCAAACTTTCCTTTAAGGGAAAACTTGAAACAGATCATTTTCACCTGAGCATCGCTGATACCGGTGTCGGGATTCCGAGCGAACATCTACCCTTCATCTTTGATCGTTTCAAGAGATTTCGGCCTGAAGACGGATTGAGTTACGGATTAGGACTACCGATCGTAAAATCCATTGCGACTTTTCATAAAATCGATTTGAAAGTTGAAAGTGAGCCTGATCAGGGTACACAATTTCATATTTATTTTCCATTACACGTCGATTGA
- a CDS encoding response regulator transcription factor: MNVLIVEDERQLSHEIEIFLTKQGYHCDVAFTGKSASEKVFVNSYDFVLMDIGLPDYNGFQLLKEAKEAGMDAAFIVLTARGTIDDKITGLDLGADDYLAKPFSLLELQARMQAIIRRKHGLKNNTIQIHDFIMDIQNRTVAFEKNVINLTKKEFDILHYMALHKNRVITRVQLTEHIWGDVLEEDYESNYIDVHIKNLRKKLAAFANSDFIETVRGIGYRLNMP; this comes from the coding sequence ATGAATGTACTAATTGTTGAAGATGAGCGGCAACTTTCCCATGAGATTGAAATTTTTCTTACCAAACAAGGCTATCATTGCGACGTAGCTTTCACCGGAAAAAGCGCATCTGAAAAAGTTTTTGTTAATTCTTATGATTTTGTCCTGATGGATATTGGTCTTCCGGATTATAACGGTTTCCAGCTCCTGAAAGAGGCCAAGGAAGCCGGAATGGATGCCGCGTTTATTGTGCTCACGGCAAGAGGAACCATCGATGATAAAATCACCGGACTGGACCTGGGAGCTGATGATTACCTGGCAAAACCATTTTCGCTGCTGGAACTTCAGGCCAGGATGCAGGCTATTATTCGCAGGAAGCATGGTTTGAAAAACAATACTATTCAGATTCATGATTTTATCATGGATATTCAAAATCGTACGGTAGCTTTTGAAAAAAATGTCATTAACCTCACAAAAAAGGAGTTTGACATTTTGCATTATATGGCTCTGCATAAAAACCGTGTTATTACCCGTGTGCAATTAACTGAGCATATATGGGGCGATGTATTGGAGGAAGATTACGAATCAAATTATATTGATGTACATATTAAAAATCTAAGGAAAAAACTTGCTGCATTTGCCAATTCAGACTTTATTGAAACCGTTCGAGGAATTGGTTACAGGTTAAACATGCCTTGA
- a CDS encoding aspartate aminotransferase family protein has translation MSTDRQLFYQYVAQTSPLPMGLMIDKAEGVYLYDTSGKAYLDLISGIAVSNLGHQHPLVLGAIREQLDKHMHVMVYGEFIQSPQVKLATLLASLLPRELDNIYFTNSGTEAVEGALKLAKRYTGRSHFISFRNAYHGSSQGALSVCGNEMLKNAFRPLLPGGLISDFNDFSVLNSIDSNCAGVIVEAIQAEAGIVLPESGFLEALQRKCNEVGALLILDEIQTGMGRTGKLFAMEHTGIIPDILLLGKSFGGGLPLAAFISNRQIMESLTHDPVLGHISTFGGHPLSCAAAYAALSEISKPELNEKVNKQGDLFKSLLKHPDIRSVRGLGLFLALEFESEMINQAVIKKCLEKGIITDWFLFAPNCLRIAPPLIITDDQIKFACASLVEAINTL, from the coding sequence ATGTCAACCGACAGACAGCTGTTTTATCAATATGTAGCCCAAACATCTCCATTGCCCATGGGCTTGATGATTGATAAAGCGGAAGGAGTTTATTTATACGATACTTCCGGGAAAGCTTATCTGGATTTGATTTCAGGTATTGCCGTCAGTAATCTTGGCCATCAACACCCACTCGTTCTTGGAGCCATCCGGGAACAGTTGGATAAGCATATGCATGTGATGGTCTATGGTGAATTTATCCAATCACCCCAGGTGAAACTGGCAACTTTGCTTGCTTCTTTACTTCCACGGGAGCTGGACAATATCTATTTTACCAATTCCGGTACCGAAGCAGTTGAAGGAGCATTAAAGCTCGCCAAAAGGTACACCGGAAGAAGTCACTTCATTTCATTTCGCAATGCATATCATGGCAGTTCTCAGGGTGCTCTGAGTGTTTGCGGTAATGAAATGTTAAAAAATGCTTTTCGACCTCTTTTGCCCGGAGGGTTGATTTCAGACTTCAATGATTTTTCGGTATTGAATTCTATTGATTCAAATTGTGCCGGGGTAATTGTTGAAGCGATACAGGCGGAAGCCGGGATTGTATTACCGGAGAGCGGCTTTCTGGAGGCATTGCAAAGAAAATGTAATGAAGTTGGCGCCCTTTTGATTCTAGACGAGATCCAGACAGGAATGGGACGAACAGGAAAGCTTTTTGCAATGGAACATACCGGAATAATACCAGACATCCTGTTGCTCGGCAAATCATTTGGTGGTGGCTTGCCTCTGGCGGCTTTTATTTCAAATAGACAGATAATGGAAAGTCTGACTCATGATCCGGTTTTAGGCCATATCAGTACTTTTGGCGGCCATCCATTGTCTTGTGCGGCGGCATATGCTGCCCTTTCAGAAATATCCAAACCGGAATTAAATGAAAAGGTTAACAAACAAGGAGATCTTTTCAAGTCCTTGTTAAAACATCCTGATATTCGTTCTGTACGAGGTCTGGGATTATTTTTAGCTTTGGAGTTCGAAAGTGAAATGATCAATCAGGCGGTAATAAAAAAATGTCTGGAAAAAGGAATCATCACCGATTGGTTTCTCTTTGCCCCGAATTGTCTTCGAATCGCTCCACCATTGATTATCACCGATGACCAAATAAAATTTGCCTGTGCTTCACTCGTTGAAGCTATAAATACTTTATAA
- a CDS encoding S8 family peptidase, translated as MKKLLFFLTCIICNLHLFASEPGSSMNLFLKQKMNSSPDKSELITVLVQGDLSQIQNNVKQFGGKLISSAGDIASVRISLKGLAELTQLNGVKRIEAFSHHYKLMNDTMRMLSRVDEVIQGQSPLTQGYNGSGVVLGFIDSGIDIHHPDFQDSLGHSRIQWLWDQNLPNDTNTPQPYAYGQEFSASDIDNNLANAHTGEAEYGHGTYVAGIGAGNGNALGHFQGVATHSDIVAVSFDFTPDLVPRLSHAVEYIFTKAQQLGKPCVINVSLGDYFGSHDGLDLEAQYISNLINQQNGRVVVASAGNIGVMYPIHLGRYSTVNDTAFTWFKYNAGYPGAYIQVFADSIDFIHMRYSIGADKVTPYYEFRGATNYAAATSSLNNTITRNVTNGGNRIGIVQSLLTKNNGVYSLEVYVQPDSIDYYWRFSTTGDGHYDSWNYDWGFQPLPTPAVYPPMINYVEPDTLQSIITGIGCLDNVLTVGNYFNTDRHVDVTNTLQITATDQPRNLAANSSRGPTRDGRIKPDICAPGHHILSCGVLTQIPVMISTQPYKVALGGFHITGGGTSASAPVVAGIAALYLQMNPTASWSDVKTAMTSCAGQDQFTWGPLPNNAWGYGKADAFAMLTNCGPVNIQPILKDVSIKSYPNPASGIIDIELLNGTSGNSRISVSDLTGKVIREFNVIADHTRIDLSDLSDGIYFLNWIQNGGIVSAQKIVLSR; from the coding sequence ATGAAAAAACTGCTTTTCTTTTTAACGTGTATAATTTGCAATCTCCACCTGTTTGCTTCGGAACCCGGAAGTTCGATGAATCTTTTTCTTAAACAGAAAATGAATTCATCACCGGATAAATCCGAATTGATTACTGTATTGGTACAGGGAGATCTGTCACAAATTCAAAACAATGTCAAGCAATTCGGCGGAAAATTGATTAGTTCGGCTGGTGATATTGCCTCTGTCAGAATTTCCCTGAAAGGATTGGCAGAACTGACTCAGCTAAATGGAGTGAAAAGGATAGAAGCATTTTCACATCATTATAAACTGATGAATGATACCATGAGAATGCTTTCCCGTGTGGATGAGGTCATTCAGGGGCAGTCTCCGCTCACACAGGGATATAATGGCAGTGGAGTTGTACTTGGATTTATTGACTCAGGAATCGACATCCATCATCCCGATTTTCAAGACAGCCTTGGCCACTCGAGAATTCAATGGCTGTGGGATCAGAATTTGCCCAATGATACGAACACTCCTCAACCTTACGCATATGGACAGGAGTTTAGCGCCAGCGATATTGATAATAACCTTGCGAATGCTCATACAGGTGAAGCGGAATATGGACATGGTACTTATGTAGCCGGAATCGGTGCTGGTAATGGAAATGCACTTGGACACTTTCAGGGTGTTGCAACTCATTCTGACATCGTAGCTGTTTCTTTTGATTTCACACCGGATCTTGTGCCTCGACTTTCACATGCTGTAGAATACATCTTTACCAAAGCACAACAGTTGGGGAAACCCTGTGTGATCAATGTTTCATTGGGGGATTATTTTGGTTCCCATGATGGACTCGATCTCGAAGCTCAATATATTTCGAATCTTATCAACCAGCAAAACGGAAGAGTAGTTGTTGCTTCTGCAGGTAACATCGGTGTGATGTATCCCATTCACCTTGGTCGTTACAGTACAGTGAATGACACAGCGTTTACATGGTTTAAATACAATGCCGGTTACCCTGGAGCTTACATACAGGTATTCGCGGATTCTATTGATTTCATCCATATGCGTTACTCAATAGGAGCGGATAAGGTTACTCCATATTATGAATTCAGAGGAGCAACGAATTATGCTGCGGCAACTTCCTCTCTGAACAATACCATCACAAGAAATGTAACCAATGGAGGAAACAGAATTGGGATAGTACAGTCATTACTGACAAAAAACAATGGAGTCTATTCACTCGAAGTTTACGTTCAACCCGATTCCATAGATTATTATTGGAGATTTTCAACAACCGGTGACGGACATTATGATTCCTGGAATTACGACTGGGGATTTCAACCATTGCCAACACCAGCCGTTTATCCTCCAATGATTAATTACGTAGAACCGGATACTTTACAATCCATCATCACCGGTATTGGTTGCCTGGATAACGTGCTTACAGTTGGAAACTATTTCAATACAGACCGACATGTTGATGTGACCAATACACTTCAAATTACAGCCACCGATCAACCTCGTAATCTCGCCGCCAACAGTAGCCGGGGACCTACACGAGATGGAAGAATTAAACCCGATATTTGTGCTCCTGGTCATCATATTTTATCCTGTGGAGTATTAACTCAGATTCCAGTTATGATCTCAACTCAGCCTTATAAAGTAGCATTGGGAGGATTTCACATTACCGGAGGCGGAACGTCTGCTTCTGCACCTGTTGTTGCAGGAATCGCCGCACTTTATCTTCAAATGAATCCTACCGCAAGTTGGAGTGATGTGAAAACCGCCATGACTTCCTGTGCCGGTCAGGATCAATTCACCTGGGGGCCTTTACCAAATAATGCCTGGGGATACGGTAAAGCGGATGCCTTCGCAATGCTGACCAATTGCGGACCGGTAAATATTCAACCAATTCTCAAGGATGTTTCTATAAAATCCTATCCAAATCCGGCTAGTGGTATCATTGATATCGAATTGTTAAATGGAACTTCAGGTAATTCCAGGATTTCGGTTTCTGATCTCACAGGAAAAGTAATCCGCGAATTTAACGTCATTGCCGATCATACTAGGATTGATCTTAGTGATTTGTCTGACGGAATTTATTTCCTGAACTGGATTCAAAATGGAGGAATCGTTTCTGCACAGAAAATTGTACTCTCCAGATAA
- a CDS encoding bifunctional oligoribonuclease/PAP phosphatase NrnA produces the protein MNNRFPGAETQPLFQYLKTSRKVVITTHHRPDGDAMGSSLGLYNYLKLKGHQVYVVTPSEYPDFLHWLPGHEQVINFEEDRSLSEKLIRESEIIFCLDFNWLSRVEGLEPILRNSEQIKVLIDHHLNPEPVFNYSFSYPAACSTSELIYQFIEAAGEEHLINKQIAECLYCGIMTDTNSFRYASMKADTHRIIANLMEAGAENFRIHEQVYDHSSENRLRLLGYSLKEKLVVLNDYNTAYIALSESELQMFNFKTGDTEGLVNYALSIEGIKMAAFFSERDGMIKISFRSKDEFSVQELSSKYFEGGGHRNASGGRSLLSLQDTIQKFLDILPFYKAKLTGL, from the coding sequence ATGAATAACCGCTTTCCCGGGGCAGAAACGCAACCATTATTTCAATACCTGAAAACTTCACGTAAAGTGGTCATTACAACGCATCATCGCCCGGATGGAGATGCAATGGGTTCATCGCTTGGATTGTATAATTATTTGAAATTAAAGGGTCACCAGGTCTATGTTGTGACTCCGAGTGAATATCCCGATTTTCTTCACTGGTTGCCGGGACATGAGCAAGTGATCAATTTTGAAGAAGACAGATCACTTTCGGAAAAATTAATCCGGGAATCAGAAATTATTTTCTGTCTGGATTTTAACTGGCTTAGCAGAGTAGAGGGACTCGAGCCAATACTCAGAAACTCAGAACAGATTAAAGTGCTCATCGATCACCATCTGAATCCTGAGCCGGTTTTCAATTATTCCTTTTCTTACCCTGCAGCTTGTTCAACCAGTGAGCTCATTTATCAGTTTATTGAAGCTGCCGGAGAGGAACACCTCATTAATAAGCAAATTGCGGAATGCCTGTATTGCGGAATCATGACCGATACCAATTCCTTTCGTTATGCTTCCATGAAGGCCGATACTCATCGGATCATCGCGAATCTCATGGAAGCAGGTGCTGAAAATTTCAGAATACACGAACAGGTATATGATCATTCCTCAGAAAACCGCCTGCGATTACTTGGTTATTCACTGAAAGAGAAGCTTGTGGTGTTGAACGATTACAATACCGCTTATATCGCCCTTTCTGAAAGCGAATTGCAAATGTTTAATTTCAAAACAGGCGATACTGAAGGATTGGTAAATTATGCACTGAGTATCGAAGGAATAAAAATGGCTGCATTTTTTTCTGAACGGGATGGCATGATTAAAATTTCTTTCCGTTCAAAAGATGAGTTTTCTGTTCAGGAATTGTCCTCCAAATATTTTGAAGGTGGAGGACACCGTAATGCTTCGGGTGGCAGATCACTGTTATCCTTGCAGGATACAATTCAGAAATTTCTGGACATCCTTCCTTTTTATAAAGCCAAGCTCACAGGATTGTGA
- a CDS encoding FKBP-type peptidyl-prolyl cis-trans isomerase, producing MKRWKILIVPALMFGCSSPKEKPASDAEIQNRLTEVNRLMVRDEAKDIEDFIQRHQFKMTSNGTGLRVQVLVKGNGKTPSIHEEVAMVYSVYLLDGTLCYSAPEAHPLKFHLGEGQQPRGLEDALITLPEGSHARVIVPSHLAFGITGDGDKIPGASALYYEIHLLNTQP from the coding sequence ATGAAGAGGTGGAAAATATTGATTGTTCCGGCGCTGATGTTCGGGTGCTCTTCTCCAAAAGAAAAACCGGCCAGTGATGCTGAAATTCAAAATAGGTTGACGGAAGTGAACCGTCTTATGGTTCGCGATGAAGCAAAAGACATTGAGGATTTTATTCAGCGTCATCAGTTCAAAATGACAAGTAACGGTACCGGATTACGCGTACAGGTATTGGTGAAAGGAAATGGTAAAACACCATCCATACATGAGGAAGTGGCAATGGTGTATTCTGTTTATTTACTTGATGGAACATTGTGTTATTCAGCACCGGAAGCACATCCTTTAAAATTTCATCTCGGAGAAGGACAACAACCCAGAGGATTGGAAGATGCCCTTATCACATTACCGGAAGGTAGTCATGCCAGAGTGATTGTACCCTCTCATCTGGCTTTTGGTATTACAGGTGATGGAGATAAGATACCCGGTGCCAGTGCATTGTATTATGAAATTCATTTGCTGAATACTCAACCATGA
- a CDS encoding FKBP-type peptidyl-prolyl cis-trans isomerase, whose translation MKNLKFIAPLFAVIITVGMFACMKGKEMTTNAGFRYILYTDNKGPNPQIGDYVTLDLVYRNAEDSVFFDSRTNPKPFRFQLEKIPFQGSYEDGLTYLCQGDSATFYVPADSMYAYYITRRGETIPQEQTVFKKGSFFKFDIKLLRIQTMIEAEQEILIEKSSREKAGMKIFNQYVTDHHWESNFDSAGYYMEYIKKGSGSPVDTGAIISVNFTGKFLDGRVFDSSEQMGHPYRFVLNTRQVIGGWELAFRKLKVGDNVNLLLPSQLAYGEAGMRDPKNGTYIVPSYAPLLFEIEVLKVEKLNALVKK comes from the coding sequence ATGAAGAATCTTAAATTTATTGCTCCGCTGTTTGCTGTCATCATTACTGTTGGCATGTTTGCATGTATGAAAGGCAAAGAGATGACCACGAATGCCGGATTTCGTTATATCCTCTATACCGACAACAAAGGACCTAATCCCCAGATAGGTGATTATGTAACGTTGGATCTGGTATATAGAAACGCGGAGGATTCTGTATTTTTTGATTCCAGAACCAATCCAAAACCATTTCGTTTTCAGTTGGAGAAAATTCCTTTTCAAGGATCTTATGAAGACGGATTAACCTATTTGTGCCAGGGAGACAGTGCTACATTTTATGTTCCTGCGGACTCCATGTATGCTTATTACATCACTCGACGTGGTGAGACAATTCCACAGGAGCAAACTGTTTTCAAAAAAGGTAGCTTTTTTAAATTTGATATAAAACTGCTGCGTATTCAGACAATGATTGAAGCTGAGCAGGAAATTCTCATAGAGAAAAGTAGCAGGGAAAAAGCGGGGATGAAAATTTTTAATCAATATGTAACCGATCATCATTGGGAATCTAATTTCGATAGCGCCGGCTATTACATGGAGTACATAAAAAAAGGGTCAGGAAGTCCTGTTGATACCGGAGCAATTATCTCCGTCAATTTCACAGGTAAATTTCTTGACGGCCGCGTGTTTGACAGTTCGGAGCAGATGGGACATCCTTATCGTTTTGTTCTGAATACAAGACAGGTAATTGGAGGTTGGGAATTGGCATTTCGGAAATTAAAAGTAGGGGACAATGTAAACCTCCTTTTGCCTTCGCAATTGGCATATGGAGAAGCAGGGATGAGAGATCCGAAAAACGGAACTTACATTGTTCCATCCTATGCACCTTTACTTTTTGAAATCGAAGTGTTAAAGGTTGAGAAGCTCAATGCTTTGGTCAAAAAGTAA